The Uranotaenia lowii strain MFRU-FL unplaced genomic scaffold, ASM2978415v1 HiC_scaffold_265, whole genome shotgun sequence nucleotide sequence TCCTGTGTGAAATGGCCGTGGCCATCGTCGGGTTTGTTTTCCCGCACAAGATGAACATAGTTCTGGAGGAATCGTTCACCGATAAGATCATCACCACCTACCGAGACGATCCGGATCTGCAGAATCTGATTGACTTCGCCCAGCAAGAATTTCACTGCTGCGGTTTGAGCAATGATGGCTATCTGGATTGGGGTGAGCTAAACGCCTATGTTTTCCTTAAACTTAATTATGATACTGCATCATTTATTTTGCgataaacttctaaaaacacatttaaagcaattttccttctaaattttcttattagtccttgaattaaaaaaagttttctgtTATTTACCTaacaaataagaattttattctgGAAtacgaatctgaaatctttatttcaaatctgaatcttagaatttaaatttaaacttaatatcttaatctgaatcctgaatctgaaattctctCAAAAATCTGCAATCAGAAAtttgaatctcaatttaaaatctgaatcccgaatctaaatctgaaatctgtatataaagtttgaattcaaaatctgaatttaaaatctgattttgagtttgaatctaaaatcggaatttgaaatcttaatagaaaattttaaaatttcttttttgtaaggttttattaatttttaagttaaaagtcTTCATAATCAAATAGAAATTCAACAATTAATAATATTATTCGTCTCATCTCAATTCAATTTCTTTAGGCAAAAATGAGTATTTCAACTGTTCCTCGCCGAGCGTGGAGAAGTGCGGCGTTCCGTACAGCTGCTGCATCAACGCCACCGATATCAGCTCCGGGCTGGTCAACATCATGTGTGGCTATCACATTCAGCAGCAATCGGTGGCCGCGGCCAGCAAGAAAATCTGGACCAGCGGCTGTATCGAGATCGTGCGCGTTTGGGCCGAACGGAATCTCTATCTGATTGCCGGCATTGCCCTCGGCGCTGCTCTCAGTCAGCTGTTCGTGATCTACCTCGCCAAGACGCTGGAAGGCCAGATTGACCTGCAGAAAAGTCGCTGGTCGTCGTGAGCTTATCTGGTCGTAGGCTGGACCGGGAGCGACGGAGGCGGCGGAAGAGGGCGACCGGTTTAAACGAGATACGAGGTAAGTTGGaagatgatttttttggaaCAACTATATTCTTAGATGACCACAATCTTTAGGACTGAATGGACTACCAGCTGAAATGCAAGTTTATATGTGTAATGTAGTAGCTCAACATTTGACCTGCAGTGCTGGCCAACAACAATTTATTGACTGGAGACTACAAAACAAATCGCCATCCTGCGACATATAAAAAAAGATATCACCACAAGAAAATAAGAGAGAGAAATCAACCAGAATAAAAAACAGAGTTCAGTGTTCTTCTATATTCGCTAAACAAACGTAGTGTTTAAGGTACAACCATAAGTTCTGAAACCAACTCGATAGAATGTTCTCATTAGATACGTACACTCATTTTCGACTCTGAACACAAAGGGAGATATAATTCAGTATATGTTACTTCCCACCACTTTTATTCTCTCGAACAAAACAAGATAATACTGAAAGCATTTTAGAGGAAAATACCTACATTTTAAACAGAAAAAGAATAACTCACTGTTACCGATAGGATACATTGCTTGGTACAATGGGAATGACTGATCACACTTGCTGCGCGCGATTTAATAAACAGAGTATCCTAACTTGGGCAATGAACGATATAACAAGATGCTTTGCAAAtaattaacacttttttttaaatcagaataaATCATTCCAGTAAAAACGAATTCGAGCTATTTCTTGTTAAAACccaa carries:
- the LOC129759760 gene encoding tetraspanin-33-like, with protein sequence MPPYRYSHNFTYVSSCVKYMIFLLNFIFWLFGGLLIGIGFYAFVDKWQATGLIKLETFYDIVLNISLVMIIAGGIVFVVSFAGCLGALRENTCLLKFYSLCLLMFFLCEMAVAIVGFVFPHKMNIVLEESFTDKIITTYRDDPDLQNLIDFAQQEFHCCGLSNDGYLDWGKNEYFNCSSPSVEKCGVPYSCCINATDISSGLVNIMCGYHIQQQSVAAASKKIWTSGCIEIVRVWAERNLYLIAGIALGAALSQLFVIYLAKTLEGQIDLQKSRWSS